Within Nitrospirota bacterium, the genomic segment CATTATAATCCCAACCTATAACAACAGCTCCGTAGTCTGCCAGGCGATTGACTGCGCATTGAAACAAACATACGAAAACAGAGAAATTATTGTTATTGACGACGGGTCCACGGATCATACCGGAGCAATGCTTGAAGAGCGCTACAAAGGCAGAATCATATACATACGACAGGACAACAAAGGTCCGGGTAGCGCACGGAATAAGGGTATCAGCTACGCATCCGGCAAGTATCTGCAGTTCCTCGATGCCGATGATCTTCTGGCCCCTGACAAGATACGGATTCAGGTCAGCAGCCTGCACGGCATCCGGGATAAGGCTCTGAGCTACTGCGATTATGCCCGTTGTGACGTGAATGACATTACTGTAACATACAGACGAACAAGTCCCGTATTGCAGAATGAAAATCCGTTTGATGATATACTGACGAAATGGGAGAATGAAATAAGCATACCCTCACACTGCTTCATCTTCGACGCAGCTTTTTTTAAAGAATGCGGGATAGCGTTTGATGAAACATTGAGAGCGAATGAGGACTGGGAATGCTGGATGAACGTGTTTGCATTGAATCCGAGGGTAGTTTATATCGACAAGGTCCTTGCATATTACCGCGTTAGGAAGAATTCAAGGTGCTCAAACAGACTTGACATGAGAAAGAGCTATCTGATGGCAATTGACAAACAGATACAAAAGCATCGTCTGGACAAGGAGATAGTCAGAAAGCTCGCGCGCAGAAGGAAACAGGTGCAAAAATCTTTCCGTGATGTGGCTCCTTTAAAAATGTTCGTCAGGGACATGTTGCGCCGTTCAACATGGGGGACAAAACTACTCGACACAAGACGTAAGAGCCTTCACCGCAAAGTGAAAGGCATTTTCACATAGACTATCTGATGGAAGATTTTCGATCATTCACTGCACAGCCGAAAGTCAGGTTAATCGCCTTTTATCTGCCTCAATATTACCCTATTCCGGAAAATGACGAATGGTGGGGAAAAGGGTTTACCGAGTGGACAAATGTCGCAAAGGCTAAACCTCTCTTCAAAGGGCATTATCAGCCTAAGATTCCTGCAGATCTCGGCTTTTATGACCTCAGGGTGCCGGAGACAAGACAGGCACAGGCTGACCTTGCAAAGAGATACGGAATCGAATCCTTCTGCTACTGGCATTACTGGTTCGGAGGCAGACGGATTCTTGAGCGGCAGGTTAGTGAAATGATAGCAACCCGGCAGCCTGACTTTCCCTTCTGCCTCGGATGGGCGAACCAGTCATGGACCGGCATATGGCACGGTGCCCCTGACCGAATATTGATAGAACAAACATACCCCGGGATGAATGACCATATTGCGCATTTTTACTCTCTGATGCCTGCGTTTTTGGATGACAGATATATGAAACTCGACGGACAACCGCTATTCATTGTCTATCGTCCACTGGACATCCCCGAGTCAAGAAAATTCACCGATTTGTGGAGGGAGCTCGCTTCGAAAGAAGGTCTCAAGGGCCTATATTTTGTTGGTGAAGCGAGCAGGCATCAGACATGGTTTCCTCAGGAACACGGATTTGACGGTTCTTTCAGAATGACCATTGCGCCACCGGTCGAGTGGTTCTCCTGGAAACATCCTCTCAGACATCTGAGACTGTTGTGGCAAAGAAGGGTGCGCAATCTTCCTCTGGTATACCGTTATGAGGATGTACTGCCATTTCTTGATTGCGATAATCTCAACGGTGCGGGCATTTATCCGTGTATTCTTCCAAACTGGGACAATACCCCCAGAAGCGGCCGTAACGGTGTGGTCCTGCATGAATCGACGCCTGATTTATTCAGGGTTCATGTGCGCCGGCAATTGCAGAAAACACTGGAGAAAACAAGAGAACATAGGCTTGTGTTTATCAAATCCTGGAATGAATGGGCGGAAGGAAATTACCTGGAACCTGATATGAGATTCGGGCATGCATATCTGCAGGTTCTTGCCGACGAAGTTTTCCTCCTGGAACGTGATACAATTGCCGGGGATTCAAAGGCCAGTCCGCTGACAGTCGAGATGGCAAATAAATAGTTATCTCCCATTTCGAATTCGCTGATGACAACTTTCATAACGCCATGTTTTTAGTCGCCGAACCAATCTGCTGGGGGATGGAACATGTCCCTTTCAATGCCGGATTGCTGAGAACAATACGCCTTGCGTTCCCTGCGGAAAGAGTGCACTTTTTTGGTGAAAAATCTCATGTAGAACATGTGAAGGGGTACATAGGGCCACAATTTGCTCATGCCATCGTCTGGGAGCCATTGGTATTGCCCCCCCGACATGCCGGTTTCTCGAGCCGTTTGCATGCGGACATCAGGTTGATACGGTGCCTACTTGACAAGATGAATGGGGATCCTTTAAACCATGTACTGGTAATTACCGGCAATCCTTCTATCCTGTGGGCTCTTAAGTTTTTCGTGCACACCGTTCACGGAGACAAAAATATTCAGGTCATTTTCCATGGGATACTCTCTTCCCTCGGCTCCCGGAGGTCTCTGAGGCCATTCAGGCGTTACTGCGATATCAGGGCATCTCTGAGCAAATTCAATCACAGGAGAATCCAGTACATCGTCCTTGAAGAATCGATCCGCGATGCAGTAGTGCGGTGCCTTTCTTCCCTGAAAGACCGAATGGTGGTGCTGGACCATCCCATTCCCCTGGATGGGGATGCCCACGAGGCAAATGATTTCAGTTTTCCTGTGCAATTCGGGTTCCTGGGTCTGGCAAACGAACATAAAGGGTTTTCAAAATATCTGACAGTTGCCAGGGAGATAACTTCGAAATATCCGGGAAGGGCGAAATTCCATGTAATCGGAAGGGTACAGAATCAGTACAAACATCTGCGCATTCCGGAGATTGATTTCCTTGGCGAAAAACCGGGGTCAGAGAGGTTAAGCCGGGATGAATATGCGCAGCACGTCAATAAACTTCACTTTACCTGTCTCTTCTATCAGGAC encodes:
- a CDS encoding glycoside hydrolase family 99-like domain-containing protein is translated as MEDFRSFTAQPKVRLIAFYLPQYYPIPENDEWWGKGFTEWTNVAKAKPLFKGHYQPKIPADLGFYDLRVPETRQAQADLAKRYGIESFCYWHYWFGGRRILERQVSEMIATRQPDFPFCLGWANQSWTGIWHGAPDRILIEQTYPGMNDHIAHFYSLMPAFLDDRYMKLDGQPLFIVYRPLDIPESRKFTDLWRELASKEGLKGLYFVGEASRHQTWFPQEHGFDGSFRMTIAPPVEWFSWKHPLRHLRLLWQRRVRNLPLVYRYEDVLPFLDCDNLNGAGIYPCILPNWDNTPRSGRNGVVLHESTPDLFRVHVRRQLQKTLEKTREHRLVFIKSWNEWAEGNYLEPDMRFGHAYLQVLADEVFLLERDTIAGDSKASPLTVEMANK
- a CDS encoding glycosyltransferase family A protein produces the protein MKTQNFPLVSIIIPTYNNSSVVCQAIDCALKQTYENREIIVIDDGSTDHTGAMLEERYKGRIIYIRQDNKGPGSARNKGISYASGKYLQFLDADDLLAPDKIRIQVSSLHGIRDKALSYCDYARCDVNDITVTYRRTSPVLQNENPFDDILTKWENEISIPSHCFIFDAAFFKECGIAFDETLRANEDWECWMNVFALNPRVVYIDKVLAYYRVRKNSRCSNRLDMRKSYLMAIDKQIQKHRLDKEIVRKLARRRKQVQKSFRDVAPLKMFVRDMLRRSTWGTKLLDTRRKSLHRKVKGIFT